TAGAGGTGGTGGTTTATGAGCCTGTTTTACAAGAAGAACACTTTTATCACTCGAGAGTAATTACCGACTTAGATGAATTTAAAATTGTTAGTAAAGTGATTGTGGCTAATCGGCTAGATGATAATTTACAGGATGTAAAAGATAAAGTTTACACGAGAGACTTATTCGGTTCAGACTCATAGTTTTAGTAAAACTAAGCTAAGAGTCTTCATTTAAATTAGCACTTAAAATAAGTGAAATTAAATAATGATTAAACGCATCTTTGATATTGTTGCTTCTGCTTGTGGTTTAATTATTCTTAGCCCAGTCATTGCTATTGTGGCCTGGCTGATTAAGAAAAAACTCGGCTCGCCTGTATTGTTTCGTCAGGTGCGTCCAGGTTTAAATGGCAAGCCCTTTGAAATGGTTAAATTTCGTACCATGCGCGATGCCATAGATGCCAACGGTAATCCATTACCTGACTCAGAGCGTATGACGCCTTTTGGCAGTTTTTTACGCTCCAGCAGCCTAGATGAGTTGCCAGAGCTATGGAACGTACTTAAAGGCGATATGAGCTTAGTAGGGCCACGGCCATTACTGATGGAGTACCTACCGCTCTATAACGACGAACAAAAGCGCCGCCACCAAGCCAGACCTGGGGTTACTGGCTGGGCGCAAATCAATGGCCGCAACGCCATTAGCTGGGAAGAAAAGTTTAAGCTAGATACCTGGTACGTCGATAATCAAAACCTGTGGCTAGATATTAAAATCATCTTCCTCACTATTAAAAAAGTCTTTATCCGCGATGGGATTAGTGCCGAAGGTGAGGCGACCATGAGCAAGTTTACCGGTACGCCAAAACTAACCTTAGCCATTTTAGGGGCCAGCGGGCACGGCAAAGTGGTAGCAGAAACTGCAGAACTCTTGGGTTACCAGTGTGTGTTTTTTGATGATGCCTATCCAAGCGTGAAAAACAATGAAGACTGGCCAGTGATTGGCATCACCGATAACTTATTAGAGCAAGCGGCAAACTTTGCAGCAGTGACCGTAGCAATAGGCAATAACGCAATACGCCTTGCAAAAATACAGCAGCTACAAGATGCAGGGGCTAAGTTAGTAACCTTAGTTCACCCTCGGGCTATCGTTAGTAGTTACGCCAACTTGCAACCTGCAAGCGTAGTATTTGCAGGTGCAGTGATTAATCCCTTTGCGCAAATAGGACGTGGCTGCATCATTAATACCGCTGCCAGCATTGATCATGATTGCGTAATTGCCGATGGCGTGCATATCAGCCCAGGTACGCATCTAGCAGGTAATGTTTCTGTTGGTAAAGAGGCGTGGGTAGGAATTGGGGCAGCAGTAAAGCAAGGCATTAATATTGCAGCCAATTGCACAGTAGGTGCAGGGGCAGTAGTGGTAAAAGATGTTGCGGGAAGTATGACAGTAGTGGGTAATCCTGCTAAGCCTTTATTCAAAAGCTGATTACTTCTATATCGTGCCTGATTTACTCCGGCCACCTAATAAACCAAGGCACGGTATTTATCAAGCTAAAATATAGGGCCTAGGTCAAGCCCAGGACGACGAGTTAGAAAGGAAGTACGTGAGGAAAGGGTGAGTAAAGCTTCAGTGCAAGCCCTACATTGCTAATGTGCATTCGTTCAGTGCACATATCACATCACCTCAATCGTTGTGCCGGACTTGATCCTCCATCTAATGAGCCAAAATCTGTGTATAAAAAACAATAGCGTGCGTGGGCTTGTCGCGATAGCTGTAATAGCTAAATAAAACGAGTAAACTTAAACTCCATTCATGTAAGCTACGGCTTAGCTTATTTTATTGCCTGTCAAGCATAGGAAATCACAGTGCTCAATACACCTTTTTCGCCTTGGCCATCCTTCACCGAAGAAGAGGCCAATGCCGTTCGCGATGTTTTACTCTCAAACAAAGTTAACTACTGGACTGGCCAAGAAGGTCGTCAGTTTGAACAAGAGTTTGCCGAATTTGCCGGCACTAAACATGCGATTGCTTTAGCTAACGGCACCGTAGCCCTTGATGTGGCTTTAATTGCCATGGGGATTGGAGCAGGTGATGAGGTTGTCGTTACCTCACGCACCTTTTTAGCCTCGGCTTCTAGTATCGTTAATACTGGTGCAGTGCCGGTATTTGCCGATGTTGACCTAGACAGCCAAAACATCACTCCTGACAGCATTGCCAAGATGATAACCGATAAAACCAAAGCCATTATTTGCGTGCATTTAGCAGGTTGGCCTTGTGAGATGGACGGCATTATGCAATTAGCCGAACAGCACAAGCTGTGGGTAATTGAAGATTGTGCCCAAGCCCATGGTGCGCTCTATAACGGCCAGCCAGTTGGCTCGATTGGCCATGTGGGTGCTTGGTCGTTTTGCCAAGACAAAATTATGACCACCGGTGGCGAAGGCGGTATGGTTACCACCAACGATACCGCGCTGTGGAAAAAAATGTGGTCAATCAAAGATCACGGCAAAAGTTGGGATGCAGTCTACGAGCGTGAACACGCACCAGGCTTTAGATGGCTCCACGAAAGCTTTGGTACCAACTGGCGAATGACTGAGTTATCGGCGGTGATTGGCCGTTTGCAACTAAAGCAAATGCCACAGTGGCAACAACAGCGCCAAACCAATGCCCAGCAGATTTGGAGCACCGCTAGCCAGCTTAAAGGTCTGCGTGTGCCAGCGATTCCAGCTCATATTCGCCACGCAGCTTATAAGTGCTATGTTTTTGTTGAGCCTGAGCAATTAGCTGAAGGCTGGGATCGGGATCGTATTCTAAACGCCATAACCGAGCGGGGCGTACCTTGTTACAGCGGCTCGTGCTCAGAAGTGTATTTAGAAAAAGCCTTTGATAACACCGGCTGGCGGCCAGCGGAGCGTTTAGCCAATGCCAAGCAACTGGGTGAGACCAGCTTAATGTTTTTAGTTCATCCAACCTTGACCGCAGCAGAGCTAGATAAGACCTGTGAGGTGCTGCAACAGGTAATGACCTTAGCTATTGGTTAATTCCATTTGAGCGTGGTGTACTGGTAGGTATGATTTAGGTAGGCAGATTGGAGTAAAAGAGGGATGGGCATGCGCCAATGGTTGTTAGGGCTGAGACGTCGCAATAAAAGAATCTTACAGGTTGTTGCCGATATTGGTTTAATCTGTTTTTCGCTGTGGTTAGCTTTTGTTGTGCGCTTAGGCTTTGACGAAACCCAAATTGTAATCAAAAAGCATCTTTGGTTATTTTGGGCGGTTCCCTTGGCCACTTTACCGGTATTTATTCGTTTTGGTATGTACCGCGCTGTGATGCGTTACCTAGGCCAAGAAGTGCTGATCAGCATTGCCAAAGCCGTATCAATAGCAGCGTTATTAGTCGCGTTGGTGATTTACTGGCGCGGCGATGCGATTGCGCCTATCCCACGCTCTTTTGTTTTTAACTATTGGTGGATCAGCTTACTGGTGATTGGTGGCTCGCGCTTAGTGCTGCGCGAATACTTTTCTGGTGAGTTATTTAGCCGTCGCTCCCTATCATTACTAAGTAATAACAAAGCCTCTTTATCAAGGGTTGCCATCTATGGCGCTGGTTCGGCGGGTAATCAGTTGGCCCATGCTTTGCGTATGGACAAACGCATGCAGCCAGTTGCCTTTATTGATGACGACGACAATATTGCCACCCGCACCATTGCCGGGTTAAAAGTTTATAAACCCAAGCATATCGAGCAAATGCTTAATGACACCGGCGCAACCCAAGTATTACTGGCGATGCCATCGTCCCCCCGCGCTCGCCGCCGAGAAATCTTAGCTGACTTAGAGCAGTACCCAGTGCATGTATTATCTATTCCTGGCTTTATGGATTTAGCTAGCGGCAAGGTTAAGGTGCAGGATTTACAAGAAGTTGATATTGCCGATCTGCTAGGGCGAGATGCGGTAGAGCCAAATACTGAGTTATTTAAGCGTTGCATTGCAGACCAAGTGGTGTTGGTTACTGGGGCGGGCGGCTCAATTGGCTCAGAGCTGTGCCGGCAAATTGTAACTGCGGGGGTTAAGGCCCTGATTTTATACGAACACGCAGAATACAATTTATATCGAATCCACCACGAGCTAGAACAGGTCATCAAGCAGCAGGCTCTTGATATTAGACTGCTGCCTATTATGGGTTCGATTCGGGAGCCTGAACATCTATTAGAAGTGATGCAGCGCTGGCAAGTAAATACGGTGTACCATGCCGCCGCTTATAAGCATGTGCCTTTGGTTGAGCACAATAGTGCGGAGGGGGTGTTTAATAACGTATTTGGCACCTTGAATACCGCCGAAGCAGCCATTGCTGCAGGAGTAGAAAACTTTGTTTTAATCTCAACCGATAAAGCGGTACGGCCAACCAACGTAATGGGCGGTACTAAGCGTTTAGCCGAAATGGTGCTGCAGGCACTTAGTCAAGAAAAGGGGCCGCTTACAAGCTTTAGCCAATTTACTTTAGCTAGTAATCGCACTCGCTTTACCATGGTCCGCTTTGGTAATGTACTGGGCTCGTCTGGTTCTGTTATCCCGTTATTTCGCCAACAAATTGCCCAAGGTGGCCCAGTAACGGTGACCCATCCTAATATCACTCGTTACTTTATGACTATTCCTGAAGCATCCCAGCTGGTGATTCAAGCAGGCTCTATGGGACAAGGGGGGGATGTCTTTGTTTTAGATATGGGCGAGCCGGTACGTATTGCAGAGCTGGCTGAAAAAATGATTAATCTCACCGGCCTTACCGTACGCAATGAGAAAAATCCTAATGGTGAAATTGAAGTTAAATTTACCGGTCTACGCCCCGGCGAGAAGCTCTACGAAGAGCTATTGATTGGTGACAATGTTGCTTCAACTTCGCACCCCATGATTATGCGCGCCAATGAGACATACCTTGCCTGGCCTGAGTTTTTTAAAGTGTTAGAAGAGCTTTGGCAAGCCAGCGAGCAGGGCGACTGTGCAAAGATTCGCCGCTTATTAGTTAAGTATGTGGATGGCTATAACCCACAAGGTGAGATTGTCGATTTAATGTATTTGCAACAGCGTCAAGAAGCAGTACTGAATAGCTAGGCTAGTTAAGAGTGCTTTTTACTGTGGGTAGTTTGAACAGCTTTATGCTGTAGATTAATGGCCAGCGAGTGCCAACTGTATTCAAAAACAAGCAAATCTACTGGCTTAATAGAGAGCAGTTAAGTTAAATGGCTTGAACAATAAGAAAGAGTATGCTATCTCCAGTTCGTGACAAAAATAATAAATTGAACTGATGAGTGGCTATAAGCAATAGCAACACTGGGTAAGATTTAAAGGGCTGTAGCTGCTAAGGCTAAGAGAGAGGTAGTTCTCATGGATAGAAATGAAACGCCTAACCCCCCAACACCACCCTCGATGAGTAATCAGCATAAAAAACTAGAAAGACAATGCTTAAAATTACTTGAGCAACGCAGTAAACAACGTCATCAACAACACCTTATGCGCATGGGCGCCGTACTTATCGTCTCTTTAGCGTTAATCAGTTTAGGTTGGTATCTACTGAGTAACACTGCACTGGATTGGCAAGGCGCCACAGCCATTGTGCTGGGCATTATTGGGCTGATTAAATCTATTTTTACAGCCTACCACTCTTAATCTTAGATAAGGCTTATAGCACTGGCTGTACGGCTGAGTGCTATGGGCTACCGGATAGGGATGGAGAGATTGCGATGCGTTTACTTCAGCACATTACTCAGCAAGCAATATTACCGGCGCTAACGCACTTGCCAAGCAAAATGCACAGTAGCAATGCACTAGTAATGCTACTAGCTATAGGCTTGCATGAATCGGCATTTATTCACCGGCAACAACTACAAGGCCCCGCCAAAGGATTTTGGCAGTTTGAAAAAAATGGGGGCGTGTACGGTGTGCTTAATCATCGCAGCACCCAACGCCATGCTTTAGCTTTGTGTTATCAGCAACAGGTATTTGATCAGGGGGTAACTTGGGTTGATCGTACCGGAGTTCACCTAAGCTATATGCAGTTAGCCAAAGATGATATTTTAGCTGCAGGCTTTGCTAGATTATTACTTTGGAGTGATCCTCAGCCTTTACCGGCAATGGGCGATCAACAAGCAGCTTGGCAGCTGTACCTCCGCACCTGGCGTCCAGGTAAGCCCAGAGCCGCCGCTTGGCCTTTAAGTTATCAACAGGCGCTTAGTTACCTCAGTACTTGAGCAGTTTTCTAAACTTATGACTTAAGTCTAGCGCTGGCGGGTGTCTTATAACCATTTTCCTGTGCTAGGGTGAAAGCAAATGAAAACCCATGGGTCACGCTATGCCAACCCCAACAACGATCAATGCACTGCAGTTAACTAAGCACTACGCAGCACAAGTGCGGCGGGATAAAACATTAACCCTAGAACCGCCAAACAGCTTGCTGCGAACAGAACTGCAAGTACCCGACGTACCTGGGACCCAGCTCACCCTTGAAGCACACATAGTAAAAGGCAAACTACAAGCACTGGGTTATCGCATTCGCAGCTGTAGTCTAGGTCAAGCCGCATTAGGCATTTTACTGCAATACCATCAAGGCTTAACCCTAGCGCAACTGACCCAAGCCCAGCAGCAACTGACGGATGTCTTAGCGGGCACGCTGACTGACGTTAGCCAACTGATTTGGCCAGAGTTAGCGCTGTTTGCCGATGCCGTCACCTTAACAGAGCGTCACACGGTAGCTTTGCTGCCTTTTAATGGATTAATCCAACTCTTTACCCAAGCTCAAACACAGGAGTTATCAGCCAACCCATTACTTACTTAATCCTTGCGCCAATCAATAACAACAAAAATAGCCCTTATCTAGGAGCGCCCACATGAAACAACATATTATCGTCGTCGGTGGCGGAATTGGTGGCACCATGACTGCCAACAGTTTGGTCAACAAACTCTACCCAGAGGTTGTATCCGGCAAAGTACGCATTAGCTTGGTCTCCAATAGCCCCTGGCATTACTACAAGCCAGCATTTATGTATGTTGCCTTTGGTGCCTTTTATAAAAATGAACTGCGTCGTCCCCAGGCCTCGCTGTTACGCCCCGAAATTAACTTTATCCTAGATGAAGTAGAAAACTTTGAATTTAGCCATAGTCGATTACGGATGAAATCGGGCAAGCACCAAGACTACGATTACTTAGTGGTTTCAACGGGCTGTATTCCTGCACCAGAACGGATTGAAGGCCTGAAGGAAGCGGGTGATCATTTCTATCAACATGCCCCAGCACGCCAACTCTATGAAAAACTGTGCACCATTGAAAAAGGCCGAATTTTTATTGGCGTAACCTTCCCCGAAACCCCGAACGTACCCCACCAGTGCGGCATTGCCCCGATTGAAACTACTCTCATGCTGGATGAGTTTTTACGTAATCGCGGGGTGCGCGATCAAATTGAATTGGTGTATACCTATCCCACTGTGTCGCAGCTGATCCGTAATTGCTTGTTTTTACAGAAAGACACCTGCGAAATTCTACCGACGATTTTTGATTCCAAAGGCATTAAATATCAACGGGGCTTTACTCTGGCTAAAGTCGATCCTGAGCGTAAAGTAGCAATCTCTGCCGAAGGGGATGAACAAGACTTTGATATTTTAATGCAAACCCCACCGATTCGAGCAGTGGATGCAGTATTAAACTCCGGCGTTTCCCAGGCTCCCAACAACGAAGGCTGGTTGCCGACCGATCGTCACAGCTTGCAATTAGAAGGCTTTGAAAATGTTTTTGTGATGGGCGATACCGTTGATTTACCGATCAGTAAAGCCGGAGGCAGTTGCCATAACCAATCGCCTGTGGTGTGCAACAATATCGCGGGACTGATTCGTTTAGGGCAAACCGTGGCCGAGTACGACGGTAAGGTTCAAGCCATTGCCCAGATGGGCCTCGAGGCAGGAATGCCGCTGTGGTATGACTACGATGAGGACGTTAAACCCACGCCACCAACCAAAATTGGTGGGTTGATGCGTAAAGCCTTTAACCGAGGCGTGTATTGGTCTGTAGCCCGTGGGCTGGTATAAGGAGTCTGCTATGTCTGAAGTTGATCGTCATCATCCGTTAGAAAGCTTGCTGTGCAATGCGCCTGAGCTACAAGATCCCGCTACGTTGGCCGGCTTAGCTGAATTGATTGGCAAGTTAACGCCGTTAATTCAGGGTAACCGCTTACATAATATTGTGGATTTAGTTGCTGCCACCTCCGATGTGATTGAGATGAGCGATGATGCCATGGTGCAAAAGTTGATGGCTCTCTATGAGGAAAGCATCGGTAACCTATGGAATCTCAGCAACACCTTACGCTACGCTGCTGCCCAAGCCGCTGCAGAAGCTAATCCACCCAGCCTATGGCAAAGTGTGCGCCGTTTAAATGGCGATGCCGATGTGCGCCGCGGAATGGATCTGGTACTGAATGTACTCGCCCAGCTGGGCAAACAAGCATACAACCAACACCAACCCTTGCCCGAAGATTAATCCACTGTTTCTTGCTTAGGTGCCGGACTTGATCCGGCATCTCAGGAGCCAATGCACGGCCGCGAACCCAAACACAGCAAACCCCAAATCCAACCCCAACCCGTCGTGCCGGATTTAGTCCGGCATCTCAGGAGCCAGTGCACGGCGGTGAACCAAAGCACATCCAAGCCCTGCCACGAAGCTATCCATACTCTGCGGCCCGAGATGCTGAAACAAGTTCAGCAGGACGGGGATGTTTGGGCGTGAGGGGTATGGGGAGAAATGATATTTCCTTGAGCGTTTTGCCGTATATCGCGGATCAAACCAACTAAAAAACTTGTCGTGCCGGATTTAGTCCGGCATCTCAGGAGCCAACGCACAGCCGTGAACCCAAGCACATCCAAGCCCTGCCACGAACTTATTCAGACTGTGCGGCCTGAGATGCTGAAACAAGTTCAGCACGACGGGGTTGTTTGAGCGAGTGGAATGTGGGTGAAGCTGATATATCTTCGGCGATGGAGCAGGGTATCGCGGATCAAACCAACTAAAACTTCGTCGTGCCGGATTTAGTCCGGCATCTCGGGAGCCAATGCATGGCCATGAACAAAAGCACATCCAAGCGCTGCCACGAACTTATCTATACTCTGCGGCCTGAGATGCTGAAACAAGTTCAGCAAGACGGGGATGAAAGAAAAATTGAGGCCAGCTCAAGAGCTATAGGTTATCAAACGCAAAAAGAAAAGGTGGCATGAGCCACCCCAAATTCAACTTAACGTATCACCTGCACCTGAACCGGGGCTAAGCCGGCGCTGTGCAAGCCAATTTCTTTGGCCGCTTGTTTAGATACATCAATAATACGTCCTTTAGCATAAGGACCACGGTCATTAATACGTACCACCACACTCTTTTTAGTGCGTAAATTGGTGACCTTGACCTTAGTACCAAACGGCAGAGAAGGGTGCGCTGCAGTCAACGCATTTTGATTAAAGCGCTCACCACTGGCGGTAGGGTTGCCATGGAAGCGATCACCGTACCAAGAGGCGGTGCCTTTAAGGGAGTGATTAGAAGAGGCAAACGCCGATGTAGAAAGACAAACACACAATAATAAAATAAAGCGAGTCATGAATTATCCTGCGAACTTGAATAGGGCGATGCCAAGCCAACCCTTAGCGGGCGTGCTTGGCATCGTTTTTTCAGTCTTCGAGTTTTTTCTTGAGCAACTCGTTAACTTGCTGTGGGTTAGCCTTGCCTTTAGAGGCGCGCATCGCCTGACCCACGAAAAAGCCGAACATTTTTCCGCGGCGATTTTCGTCAGCGGAGCGGTATTGTTCCACTTGATCGGCATTGGCTGCAAGCATTTCATCAATTAAGGCATCAATTGCACCACTGTCGGTGACCTGTTTTAGCCCACGTTTTTCGATCACTTGGTCGGCATCACCTTCGCCGGCGGCCATAGCTTCGAGCACGGTTTTGGCGATTTTTCCGGAGATCGTATTATCTAGGATACGTCGCAGCATCCCCCCTAACTGCGCGGCTGAGACCGGTGACTCGGCAATTTCTAAATTGTCTTTATTCAGCAAACTTGAGAGCTCGCCCATCACCCAGTTGGCAGCCAATTTAGCGTCGCCACAGACCTGTTGAGTTTGTTCAAAATAATCGGCCATTTCCCGACTAGCGGCAAGCACATGGGCATCATATTCCGATAAACCAAACTCAGCTTGGAAGCGCTGGCGCTTTTCTTGAGGTAATTCAGGCAGTTGGGTTTTAAGTTCGGTTAAAAAATCTCGCTCAATCACTACCGGTAGCAAGTCTGGGCAGGGGAAGTAGCGGTAATCATTGGCTTCTTCTTTACTGCGCATAGAGCGGGTTTCGTTTTTGGCGGGATCATAGAGACGGGTTTCTTGGGTGATACTGCCACCGTCTTCTAAAATCTCAATTTGGCGCTGGATTTCAGTATTAATCGCACGCTCAATAAAACGGAACGAGTTAACGTTTTTAATCTCAGTGCGAGTACCAAACTCGGTCTGCCCCTTAGGACGAATAGATACGTTACAGTCGCAGCGCAGCGAACCTTCGGCCATGTTGCCATCGCAGATGCCCAGATAGCGCACTAAGGCGTGGATCGCGCGAACATAAGCCACTGCTTCCTTGGCGCTACGAATATCAGGCTCTGAGACAATCTCTAACAGCGGGGTACCGGCGCGGTTAAGGTCGATACCGGTCATGCCATTAAAGTCTTCGTGCAAGCTTTTACCGGCGTCCTCTTCGAGGTGAGCACGGGTAATGCCAATGCGCTTGACGGTGCCGTCGTCAAGGGTGATGTCCATGTGGCCTTTGCCGACAATGGGATCATCCATCTGACTGGTCTGATAGCCTTTGGGTAAATCTGGATAGAAGTAGTTTTTGCGGGCAAAAATATTACGCTCGGCAATTTCAGCATCAACCGCTAAACCAAACATGCAGGCCATGCGCACCGCTTCTTGGTTAAGCACCGGTAAGGTGCCAGGCATAGCGAGATCAATGAGGCTGGCTTGGGTATTAGGCTCGGCACCAAAGGTGGTATCGGAGCCTGAAAAAATCTTAGTTTTGGTGGCGAGCTGTGCGTGAATCTCCAGCCCGATTACGGTTTCCCATTGCATGTAACGTGCTCCTTAGAATCCCGCTGGCGCTTGTGTGTGCCAGTCAGTCGCTTGTTGGTATTGATGGGCGATATTTAACAGACGACCTTCTTGGAAGTACGGCGCCATTAGTTGCACGCCAACGGGTAAGCCATCAATAAAGCCCGCAGGCATAGAAAGAGCCGGAACGCCAGCTAAGTTGGCGGTGGCGGTGTAAATGTCTTCTAAGTAAGCCGAGACCGGATCATCGGTTTTGGCGCCCAGTTTCCACGCTAAGTTAGGCGTAGTTGGGCTTAAAATAACGTCTACTTGATTAAAGGCGGCCAACAAATCGTTTTTGATCAGACGACGCAGGCGCTGGGCTTTTACATAGTAGGCATCGTAGTAGCCGGTAGACAGCACATAGGTACCCACCATAATTCGGCGCTTCACTTCAGCACCAAAGGCCTCACCACGGGAGCGCTTATACAAATCTTCTAGGTTAGCGGGGTTGTCACAGCGATAGCCAAAACGCACACCGTCAAAACGCGCCAGGTTAGTTGAAGCCTCAGCCGGAGCGATCACATAGTAAGCTGCCACTGAATGCTCTACATGGGGTAACGAAATATCTTTAACTTCAGCCCCTTGCTGCTTTAACCACTCGACTACCGCTAGGGTTTGATCGGCGATTTGACTGTTGAGCTCGCTGCTAAAAAACTCTTTCGGTAGACCAACTCGTAAACCGGCTAATGGCTGATTAAGCGCTGCGCTGTAATCTTCGTTAGGTTGCTCGGCACTGGTTGAGTCGCGCTGATCAAAGCCAGCCATTGCCGTTAACAACAGGGCGCAGTCTTCAGCGGTGCGAGCCAGCGGGCCGGCCTGATCGAAACTAGAGGCATAAGCCACCATCCCCCAGCGCGACACACGGCCATAGGTAGGCTTGATCCCCGTTAAGTTATTAAAGGCTGCCGGTTGGCGAATAGAGCCGCCGCTGTCGCTGCCGGTAGCTGCTGGAATTAAGCGCGCAGCCACTGCGGCTGCACTGCCACCGGAAGAGCCACCAGGGACATGCTCAAGGTTCCACGGGTTTTTTACCGAGCCATAAAAGCTGGTCTCGTTGGATGAACCCATGGCGAACTCATCCATATTGAGCTTGCCTAGGCTGACAGTGCCGGCGGCATTGAGTTTTTCCACCACAGTGGCGTTATAGGGGGCAATAAAGTTATCCAGCATTTTGGAGGCGCAGCTGGTTTTTACCCCTTGGGTACAAAATAAATCTTTATGGGCTAAGGGCGCGCCCAATAAAGGGCCTTGCTCACCGGCGGCTAAACGCTGATCAGCTTGCTTGGCTTGAGCTAAGGCGCTGTCTTCCGACAGCGTAATAAAGCTATTTAATTGAGGATCCAGTTGCTTAATTCGCTGCAGTAGATGTTGAGTAATCTCAGTTGAGGAAAACTCTTTGGCAGCGAGGGCGCGAGTGATTTCGGCCAAAGTCAGTTGGTGCATTCTGCAGTCCTTTTATTCGATTACTTGGGGAACGAGGTACAGGCCTTCAGCAGTTGCTGGAGCGAGCTGCTGGTATTCATCGCGATGGTTATGTTCAGTAACAGTATCGGCACGCAGGCGTTGGGTTATTTCTAGAGGGTTAGCCAGCGGCTCGATACCGGTGGTGTCTACC
The sequence above is a segment of the Thiopseudomonas alkaliphila genome. Coding sequences within it:
- the gatC gene encoding Asp-tRNA(Asn)/Glu-tRNA(Gln) amidotransferase subunit GatC, whose product is MALERSNVEAIAHLARLGLDDSEIAPATASLNQIIGLLKTMQGVDTTGIEPLANPLEITQRLRADTVTEHNHRDEYQQLAPATAEGLYLVPQVIE